The region GTGATTGGGAAAAGACATAATAAAATTATGAGCATTAGCAGCTTTAGCAGCTTCTATAATTTCTACATCACTTGCATCTAAATTTCCATAAGCTATATTATCTGCTAAAGTACCACTAAATAGCACATTTTCTTGTGGTACAATACCAATATGCTTCCTAAGGGACTTTAATTCTACATCTTTGATATCATTTCCGTCTATTAATATTCTACCCCTTATTGGATCATAAAATCGAAATACTAGATCAACCAAAGTTGTCTTTCCAGCCCCACTTGGACCAACCAGTGCTACAACTTGACCCGTGTCAACTTGTAAATTAATGTCTTTCAGTACAGTTTCACCTTTATTATAGGCAAAATTAACATCGACAAAATCCACTTTACCACTAATATTATTTAGAGCTATAGCACCCTCTTTTTCTTTAATTTTATGATTGATATCTATAGTTTCAAAGATTCTCTCTGCAGCAGCTATAGAACGTTGTATTGTACTACTTAATTTGCTAAGAGATCTAAGGGGTTGTGATATAGCTAACAAAATAGTGAAATAAGTTATCAATGCAGCAGGATCCATTCTACCGTGATAAACCTCATAACCCCCATACCATAAAATAGTAGTAAATGCTATTGCAGCAATAAACTCTATAATAGGTGATAATATAGCTCCATATTGGGAACTTTTAACCTTAGCTTTAAAATTAGCTTTGTTTTCTATCATAAAACGATCAAATTCATATTCTTCTCTACCAAATGATTTAACAACTCTTACCGCTGATAGGGTCTCCTGTAAAACATCTGAAATATCAGCTAATTTAATCTGAACCTTTTTACTAACACGTCTTATTTTACGATTAAATTTATTAATTATTAGAGCAACCAAAGGCACAACTATTAATAAAAATAAACTTAATCTAATATTTAGGTAAAACAAATATACAAGACTGGCAAACAAAGTAAGAGACTGATTAAAAAGACCTACAGCCCCACTAACAATAGCACTTTGTAATATTCCAACATCATTAGTAACCCTAGAAATGATTTCACCGGTTTTATTTTTACTATAGAAACCTAATGATAAACTCTGTAGATGACTATATAAATCACTACGTATATCCATAACTGCCCTTTGCGACACATATGCAGTTAAATAGCTTTGTCCATAGTATGTTACACCTTTTAAAAAATAAACTAAAATAATGGAAAGGGCTATCCAGTTTAAATGCTGTAGCCCTTGTTCTCCCATAGATAAACCTGTAATTATAGTATCAAGTAACTCCTGAAATACCCTATAAAAAAAGATAGTAAAAAGCGAATTACACAACATCGAAAATATTCCCAATACTAGCCTGTTTTTATAGGGTTTAACATAAGTAAAAATTCTTTTCATCAATGACAA is a window of Halanaerobiaceae bacterium ANBcell28 DNA encoding:
- a CDS encoding ABC transporter ATP-binding protein, with product MKRIFTYVKPYKNRLVLGIFSMLCNSLFTIFFYRVFQELLDTIITGLSMGEQGLQHLNWIALSIILVYFLKGVTYYGQSYLTAYVSQRAVMDIRSDLYSHLQSLSLGFYSKNKTGEIISRVTNDVGILQSAIVSGAVGLFNQSLTLFASLVYLFYLNIRLSLFLLIVVPLVALIINKFNRKIRRVSKKVQIKLADISDVLQETLSAVRVVKSFGREEYEFDRFMIENKANFKAKVKSSQYGAILSPIIEFIAAIAFTTILWYGGYEVYHGRMDPAALITYFTILLAISQPLRSLSKLSSTIQRSIAAAERIFETIDINHKIKEKEGAIALNNISGKVDFVDVNFAYNKGETVLKDINLQVDTGQVVALVGPSGAGKTTLVDLVFRFYDPIRGRILIDGNDIKDVELKSLRKHIGIVPQENVLFSGTLADNIAYGNLDASDVEIIEAAKAANAHNFIMSFPNHYDTVVGERGVGLSGGQRQRIAIARAILKNPEILILDEATSALDTESESLVQDALDKLMQDRTTFIIAHRLSTIKNADRIVVLSEGKIVESGNHQTLMKLKGEYYNLYSAQFQDDRLLV